CTCAGCTTTTTATCGATCTTCAGCATCTCCCTCCACTGCCTGCCCGGCCAGTAGATTTGACCACAGTTCTGGCAGATATAAAACTCATCGTACCTCTCGTAAACTGTGGAAGGGACCTTCCCTCTGACTTCTTCCTTTGAGGCGCGCCCTATTGGGCCGTTGCACTTGGGACAGCGGGCGCTGGGTGGAAAGAGCTCCCTGAAGTCGACCCCAAGGCGCTTGAGTTCCTTCACCTGCTCTTCAAGGGAGTTCGATGATAGGAGGAAAACTTTGGCGCCGAGCCTCTTTGCCCTCTCCGCTAAGCCAGAGTCCCTCGTCAGGATTATCCTGTCCTCCTTAAGGGCAACATGGACTATCTCGTCATCGTCTTCTATCCCGTAGAGCGTGTCGTAGCCATAGAGACGCAACCAGCGGGCCAGGCGGCCGAGCATCATGTCCGCTATAAAGCGCATGAGCATCGAAAGGTATTAATCCGTCTGGGTTAAAGTGTTTCCGGTGGTGAAATGCACTACGAGGAGGTTGAGACGCTGCTGAGGCGCT
The sequence above is drawn from the Thermococcus pacificus genome and encodes:
- a CDS encoding Mut7-C RNAse domain-containing protein; amino-acid sequence: MRFIADMMLGRLARWLRLYGYDTLYGIEDDDEIVHVALKEDRIILTRDSGLAERAKRLGAKVFLLSSNSLEEQVKELKRLGVDFRELFPPSARCPKCNGPIGRASKEEVRGKVPSTVYERYDEFYICQNCGQIYWPGRQWREMLKIDKKLRGEK